The Oleiphilus messinensis DNA segment CCAACGACCGGGTTTATCGAATGCCAAGCCGGGACTGAAATTGTTCTTCCGGATGATAACAAGAGGTATGGCTAAGCTATAGGCGATCAGTGATGCTACGGGTAAGCCGCTGGTTTCAATGCTGACAATATGAGTATGTTGCTGGTTCAGAAATTGTTGCGTCAGGGTATCCGCAACCATATGCATGGCCTGGGGAGAGCCATAAATTGGGCTAAGGTCAATGTATATTTTACCCTTTTCAGGCCAGTGGTGATGAAGTTTAATCAGTGAGCGTATGAGGTATTCATCGGTAATCATCCTTCACCTGCCTTCGCGCAATTTTTGCTGTCTATCGGAGTCTTCATCTTAACGATAGTACAAAATATAGGCGATTTACAGCTTTACGTCCCCTCTGAGATTACCCTCAGAGGGCAGAGTCTGAACTTAGATGATTCTTGAAAAACCAGTGGTAATGTTGTCTTGCGGTATATAGGCATCGAAAACCTGACACACTGCCCGGATTAACAACCTGCCAGCTGGCTCAATCGTGATCTTCTCTGGTGTGGCAGTTAAGAGCCCATCTTTTTCCATACTTTGTAATCGTTTCAGTTCAGAACTGAAATATTCTGAAAAAACGATGTTGTTCTGTTGTTCAAATTTTTGAATATCAACATTGAAATGACAAATCAACTGCATGATTAAATTACGACGGATCGAGTCATCTGTAGTCATCCATACGCCGCGCTTAACCGGAAGTTCTTGTTGGTCAATTGTAGTTAAATAGGTGTCCAGGTCGTGATGATTCTGGTAGTAGCAGTTACCAATCTGACTGATTGCTGAAACGCCCATGCTGACCAGGTCACAATGGCTATGGGTTGTGTACCCTTGAAAATTCCGGTGTAGTTTACCTTGATCCTGTGCTATGGAAAGTTCATCATCCGGTTTCGCGAAATGATCCATGCCAATGTAGCGGTAACCGGCAGAGGTCAGGGTCCGGATCGTATTCTCAAGAATAATCAGTTTTTCCGCCGGAGCAGGGAGGTCTTGTTCCTGAATTCTGCGTTGCGGCATGAACTTGGAGGGCATGTGTGCGTAATTAAAAACAGACAAGCGGTCCGGGGACATTTCAATTACACGCTCAAGCGTCTCTTGAAATGTATCCCTTGTTTGCAAGGGGAGGCCATAAATTAAATCAATATTGATGGATTTAAAGCCCAAGTCACGCCCATATTTCAGGATTTCACGGGTTTCCACTTCACTTTGAATTCTGTTTACGGCTTTTTGAACTGCGGGGTTAAAGTCCTGGACTCCGAGACTGATTCGATTGAATCCGATGTCTCTGAGTGTTTCTAAAATTGAACCATTGGCTTCTCGAGGATCAATTTCGATTGAATAATCCTGTGATCCATCATTGATAAGATTGAAGTGTTCATTAAGGCATGCCATCAAATCCCGCATTTGAGCTTGGGTGATGAAGGTTGGCGTACCGCCGCCCCAATGCAGTTGTTCTACTGGCCGATTGCCAGAATAAAGCTCCGCTTGCTGAGCAATGTCCTGGTAGAGGCGGTCAAGATAAGGTTGGGATTTTTCCCGCCGTTTGGTGATGACTTTATTGCAGGCGCAGTAGTAACAGATATGGGCACAAAACGGGATGTGAACATACAGAGAAATCGGGTCATCAGCGTGTTGGGTATATTGGGCTGCCCGGGTACAATCACTGACATTGAAGCCCTCGGTAAACTGAATCGCCGTTGGGTAGGATGTATAGCGTGGACCGGACAAATTGTAACGTTTGATCAGCTCATCATCCCATTCCCAGCCTTTTTGCAGAAGTTCAGTTCGGGATTTGAGCGGGATAATATTAGAGTCATTATGTGTTTCGGTAATTTGTGCCATAACGCAGTTGTCCGGATAATTGTCTTAATGTTTTAATCCTATCTCAGTTGGATGTTTTCGCTTTGACGGATGTCAATATCGAGATGAATGGTCAGACAATTATCGATGAGCAACAGGCACTAATTTGTTAGAAAAATTTGGTGTAGGGGATGGGCAAGGTCCAAAGACCCAGCCCGATCAAAATCAATCCCATTAGTTGACTGAAATGGGGGTGGGCTTTTAGTTTGTTTAATTGTTGTGCAAACAGTCCTGTGCCGATCACCGCAGGTAATGTTCCTAAGCCAAAACAGAGCATCACGCCTGAGGCTTGCCAGGGTGAGGCTTGCGCGCTTGCGTAAATCAATGTGCTGTACACCAGCCCGCAAGGCAACCATCCCCAAATGCTGCCTAAAAGCAGTGTTTGAAGTGCTGTTTTGGGCGGAAATACCCGTTTCCCGAATGGTTCCAGGTGTTGCCATATCAAGCTGCCAGCCTTTTCCAGCTTGAGTAATCCAAGCCAGATACGGGCGACGTATAACCCCATGCAGATCAACATCGTTCCAGCTAAAATACGCAACCACTGTAACGACTCGGCCCATATTGTCACCGAGGAATAAGTGACAATGCCGACCAGGAGACCCATTGCGCCATAGCTAAGCAAGCGTCCAGTATTGTAAAGAAGAAGGGTCTGGATTTGCCGTGCGGTATAACCCTCTCCGCTTTTTATACTGAGGCTGAGAGCACTTGAGATACCACCACACATGGCGATGCAATGGCTCGCCCCCATCAGGCCAATCAAAAGTGCGGCGAAATAGGGATAATCAAAACTGTTCATCTTTCTGTGTGTGTGGATGTGTCAGGTGAGAGCCCGGAGTTTGTAGATTCGTTGTTTGGAGTACTCTGTTGTGGTTTGGCTGGTTTCGCGGAGTCTGGAATCATATGCTCGTCATCATCGAATAGAATCTGATGCGCTGGACCCTCCAGGTCGTCGAACTGCCCGGATCTGATAGCCCAGCCAAAAAACCAGATTGCGACAGCGATAATAGTCAGTGAAATCGGGATGAGAACGTATAGTATTTCCATGACCTACCTTTTAACTCTGAGTGCATTGATAACCACAATCAGTGAGCTGAGTGACATGCCAAGCGCTGCGAGATAGGGTGGAATCATCCCCATAACAGCCATCGGCAATGCAAGAATGTTGTATGAAAGTGCCCAAGCCAGATTCTGGGAGATAATTTGCTGGCTTTTCCGCGAGACATGAATGCTCTGCTCAAGGCAGGCCAGGTCATTGTTCATTAAAATGGAGTCGGCGTTAACTTTGGTGAAGTCTCGGGCATTTCCCATTGCGACAGAAACGTTAGCACCGGCCATCACGGGCACATCATTTATCCCGTCCCCAACCATGGTGACAATGTTATGTTCAGACTGAAGCGCTTTTAGGAAGTTCAATTTGTCTTCCGGGCTAGCTTCTGCTTTGTAATTCTCGATACCCAATTGATCGGCTAAAGGCTGAACGACTTCGAGTCGATCACCGCTTAGAATATATGTTTTTATTCTTTGTGTATGGAGAGCGCGAATGACTGGGACAGCATCTTTTCTAATGTTGTCATCAAGAAAAATTGTTGCGAGGAACTCCTTTTCCGATGCCAGATACACCTCGATCAGGTGTGATGCTGACTCATCTGACTGATCATTTTTTGTCGCAGCAGATGGGTGCCAATCAGAAATGAAGCGCTGGTTACCAATCCTGTAGCGGGTGCTCTGGTAAACGCCTTCAACACCCTGACCGTTTACAATTTGCACTTGTGAAGCTGGATGTTTCCCGAATGTCCTGAAAACGGATGCGATAGGGTGGTTAGAATGTCGCTCCAGTGCACCAACGACATCCAGTATCTCTGTGTCCGTAACTCCATTTTCCCAGGTCTTGATTTTTTTCAGGGTGAGCTTGCCTTCAGTTAAGGTTCCTGTTTTATCGAGGACGATATGGTTGGTTTTTGCGAGCGTCTCAATTGCATGTCCCTTCACAATCAAGAGCCCGATTTCTCTCAGTTTATCTGTTGCGGCCGTCAGTGTCGTCGGGGTGGCCAGAGACAGTGCACAGGGGCATGTTATCACCAGAACAGAGAGTGTAATTGCGAATGCGTGATCCGGGTCGTTTAAACCCCAGTAAACTGCCACAGCTGTTGCTACCAGAAGTACGCCCGCGACAAAATAGCTGGCAATTTTGTCTGCTTGCCGTGCGAGAGGGGGTTTATGCTGGAGTGCATCCTGTAGAATATCGAGGATGGCAGAAATTCGGCTGTGGTTTGCTTCCTTGCTTGCGCAAATGGAAATGGTTTGTTCGACGTTGATGGTGCCGGCCAGTACTGTGTCCCCAGCTTTTTTGCTAACTGGAATGAACTCACCGGTTAAGGCTGATTCATCGAAGCTGCTACTTCCTTCTGAAACCGTGCCATCACAGGGGGCGGTGTCACCTTGCTTGATGTGTAAAATGTCACCAATTTTAACTTCCTTGGCAGCGATTACGTGCTCTGTGCCATCAGGGGCAATACGGGTTGCGGAGGTAGGAAGCAATTGCTGCAGTTTGCGAATTCCAAGTGTGCTTTTGAATCGGGTACGCATTTCGAAAAAGCGGCCCAAAAGCAGAAAAAATGTAAACATACAGACTGAATCAAAATAGACTTCCGCCCCCCCAAATAGTGTAACCCAGGCACTTGCTAGGTATGCACAGCCGATCGCGAGGGAAACCGGGACATCCATTGTCAGGTGGCGGGTTTTAAGGTCTCGCAAAGCCGCTTCGAAAAACGGTTTTGCTGAATACAGGACTACCGGTGTGGCAACCAACAGGCTAACCCAGCGGAACAGAATGAGAAACTCCTCGGAAATGCCGCTCAATGCACCGACGTAGAGCGGGATGGCGAGCATCATATTCTGCATGGTACCGATGCCGGCTACACCAAGGCGGAATATGGCTTGTTTTTGTTGTTTTTGTTGCAGTTCATCGATTTCGTTGGCTTGATAAGGCTTGGCGCTGTAGCCGATGCCGTGAATGGCAATCAGTAGATCACTGAACCGAGTCAACTCCGGGTTCCATATAGCTGTTGCGATTTGGGTGCTGTGATTAATCTTGAACTGGACTACGCCATTCTGCTGATTTAGATGCTGTTCCAGAAGCCACACGCAGGCTGCACAGGTGATGCCCTCAACATAGATACGAGTCTTGACGCATTTGGTGAATTCGCCGTCTATACGTTCCTCAACGATTTCTGTAAATTCCTTACTGATATCCTCCCGATCATATAAATGGAGTTCTTCTTTTTTGTGGGTTTCGAGCAGCTCGGGCTTGGTGAGTTTTTCGTTCCGGTATTGGTAAAATGCGGTAAGGCCAGTACCCAGAATTGTTTCAGCGACCGCTTGACAGCCCAGACAACAGAATCGAAGTTGCTTGCCATCATGTTCAGTTTTCAGATTCAGGTCATCTGGAATCGGCAACTGGCAATGATAGCAGGTTAGATCCTTTTCGCTGGTTGGAGTCTGGCTGTCTTCCGGGCGCATGCCCGCTGCCTCGGGACCTGACATTTTATCCTGCGGAGAAGCTGGAGTTACCTGCATAGACAATTCGATTGGAGATTATTGAAATTGACTGACCAGTACAACTGGTGTGTCAGAAGGAAACGCGATTACACCTTTCAATTGCCATCCACCGGCTTCAGAAGTCAGTGTGATATAGCGTTTACCCTCGAATTTTTCCGGAATTTCAGCAATAAATGTTTGCTTGTCAAGCGGCAACAAGGTGGTGCGATAATCGAGCTTGGCCAGAGTCGGGTGCTCAAGCGACAAGGCAATGTCGGAATATTGCTCAGGTGGCATTTCCATAAGATGGACTTGAATCTCATTAATACCGCTATCGCTCGATACTTTTGCCTGGATGCCCAATTCCGCTGCTTTCATATCCTTGGAGATGTTCATGTTTATTGCCAGGCCATCTTTGTAGTATTCATCGTTGACCAACTCGTTCTGACTGGTCAGGGCGAAGTAAATCATGAACATGCTGTAAACGATCGAAGCAAATGGTATGCCGATCAGGAACCAGGGCCAAAACTGTTTGTACCAAGGACGGGGAGCGTTACTGCTGGATGTCATTTAAAAAACCGATTTCGAGTTGGATGGTCAGGTGTTAAGTTACTGTTTGCCTGTTTATGATACCACTTGTGGGGCAAACCCGTGAGCTTTTCATGATGAACGGCCTGTAACAATTAACAGGCCTCCCATTTAAAGCAATGGGGGTGGGCCAAGGAAGCGGCTGTCCGAATCTGCAACGGTGTCAGGATTATCGACTGCGGTGGCATAGAATGTGATTTCATGACTGGTTGATTTCAGGTTTGCCGGGTCGGTTTCAACGCTAATAGGCACTGATGCCACTTCACCAGATTGAATGGTAACTCGGGTTGTGGTGGAGATAAAACCACCAGGAAGTCCTTCAACTGTGACATCAAATTCGCGCAGAGTATCGGCCATATTGACGATTTTGAGCGTATAAGTGTTTTCAATAAAGCCCTTGGGAGTGGTGTAGTAAAGTGCACCCCGATCCCGAATTACGTCCAGCTCCAGCGGTATGCGAGTCGCGATGGAGTAGACGACGGCGAGAACCATAAGCACCAAAGCCGTCAGATAGCCGATGGATTTTGGGCGCACCAAGTGACTTTCGCTACCTTCAAGCGCTTTTTCGGTCGCGTAGCTGATCAGCCCACGTGGATAGTTCATTTTGTCCATGATCTGATCGCAGGCATCGACACAGAGTGCGCAGCCAATGCATTCGTACTGGAGGCCGTCGCGTATATCTATTCCGGTCGGGCAAACCTGTACGCACATTCCACAGTCCACACAATGTCCCAGTCCACTGCTCACGGGATCCGCGCTCTTTTTACGCTTTCCTCGTGGCTCCCCCCGCTGGTAGTCATAGCTCACGGTGAGTGTATCCTGATCGAACATTACGGACTGGAAGCGTGCATAGGGGCACATGTACAAACAGACTTGCTCCCGCATCCAGCCTGCATTAATGTAAGTTGCCAGGGTAAAAAAGGCGATCCAGAAATAGGCCCAACCGCTGCTTACTGTAAACGTAAACAGGTCGGGAACCAGCTCTCGAATCGGATAAAAGTAGCCTACAAATGTTAAGCCTGTTGCAAGCGCTACGAACAGCCATGCCCCATGTTTGAGGGATTTCTTCAACAACTTGTTTGTGGAGTTAGGCGCTTTGTCCAACTTAATTCGTTGGTTTCGACTACCTTCGATGCGTTCTTCAATCCACATGAAAACGAAAGTCCAAGCGGTTTGAGGGCAGGTGTAACCACACCACATTCGGCCAAAGAGTGTCGTGATAAAAAATAGACCAAAGGCGCATATGATAAGGAGCCAGGAGAGTAAGATAAAATCCTGAGGCCAGAAGGTGGTGCCAAACAAATGAAATTTTCGTTCTGGTAAATCAAAATGAATCAATGGCTGGCCGTTGACATTAATCCAGCAAAGCAGGAAATAACTGCCCATAAGCAGCCAAAGCGAGATACTGCGGATTCTTTGGAAGAAACCTTGAATTTCTTTTACGTAAATCTTCTTCCGACTGGCATAGAGCTCAATCGTTTGTGGTTTTGGGGGCGTATCTGCAGATAGCCCGGCTTGATTGGAGTCTGTTATGTCTTGTGTCGGTATTTTTGTTACCGAAGACACATTTTCTGAGTTAGAAGCATTGTTGGACATAATTAAGCACTTCCTGAATCGACATAGCAATTGATCGGTATTGCTATAGCGACTCTGTCGGGCAATGCGCACGCCGCATTGCCCGCAGAATTGCGTGGAAAAGTCCGGCTTTTACTTGTTGGACAGGCTGTAGATATACGCTGCCAAAATGTGAACTTTGTCTTCTCCGAGCAAGTCTTTGTGTGCAGGCATCACACCAGCACGGCCATGTTCGATCGTATATTTGATCTGGCGTGCTGTGCCACCGTAGAGCCAAACACCATCTGTCAGATTCGGTGCTCCCAAAGCCTGGTTTCCTTTGGCATCCGGGCCATGACACGCAGCACATGCCTGCTGAAACATTTGTCCGCCTCGTTCGGCTGATGCAGAATCGTCTGATCGATCACTAAAGGAAAGAATATAATTAACGACATCGAGCAGTTCGGCTTCAGTCATATCAGGCTTCAGTCCTTTTGCAGGCATGTTGCCATTTCGACCAACCAAGATGGTTTCTTTGATTTTGTCGGGAGAGCCGCCATACAACCAGTCATTATCAGTCAAATTTGGAAAGCCGAAACTTCCGCGGGCTGTTGAGCCATGACATAAGGAGCAGTTGTTTGCAAACAAACGCTGGCCAATCTGAATGGCTTCCGGATTCTTCGAAAGCTCTGCGATTGGCGTGGTGCTGTGCTTGGCAAATATAGGACCAAATTTTTCTGTCGCTTCTTGAACTTCCCGCTCATGTTGATTCGCGGAGCTCCAGCCCAATATCCCCTGGAAGTTACCGAGGGTCGGGTACAGAACGCAATAAGCGAGCGCGAAAATGATGGTGGAAATAAACATATAAAACCACCATTTAGGTAATGGGTTGTCCAGTTCTTCGATGCCATCGAAGGTATGGCCCATTGTTTTTTCAGTTTCTGTATCAGTCGTTTGACTTTTGCGTGTAGCGTAAAGTAGCCACCAGGACCCAAAAATGCTTCCCAGTACAATTACACTTATCCACAAGCTCCAGAAGGTACTTAAATCTTCACTCATGGTCTTTCTTCTCCGAATTTTTCAGGGTACGAGCGTCAATGTCGTCATCATCAAATGGTAGATTCGATGCCTCATCAAATTGTGATTTGCGTCGAGAGCTATAGGCCCACAAACAAACACCGATGAATGCAATCATGACCAGTATTGTTGATATGCCTCGTACAGTATTAATATCCATTGCGATTACCGCTTGGTTGGCAAAATGGTACCCAGTTGCTGCAGGTAGGCAACCAGCGCGTCAATTTCTTTGTGTCCTTCAACTGCTGCAGATGCACCGGCAATATCTTCATCAGTATACGGGACGCCAACTTTTCGTAATGCTTCCATCTTTTTCGGTGTTAATTTATGGTCAACCTTGTCTTTAAACAGCCAAGGATAAGATGGCATGATGGACTCTGGTACTACGTTACGTGGGTTGTAAAGGTGAGCACGGTGCCAATCGTCACTGTAGCGCCCACCAACACGAGCCAGGTCCGGACCAGTACGCTTGGAACCCCACAGGAATGGGTGTTCGTAAACGTGTTCGCCCGCCACTGTGTAGTGACCATAACGCTCTGTTTCCGCTCGGAAAGGACGGATCATCTGGGTGTGGCACACGTGACAGCCTTCCCGAATGTAGATGTCCCGACCTTCCAGTTGAATCGCGTTCAGTGGCTTGAGGCCTGCAATTGGTTCATTTAGTTTTTTCGAGAAAAACAATGGAACGATTTCAACCAATCCACCAAAGCTGATTGCCACGATGGTCAGAATGATCATCAGGCCAAGGTTCTTTTCAACTATTTCATGATTCATTTTATATACTCCTTATGCTGTCTGAGGCACGTTGTCCATAGCGACAGCATCTTTCTGTTTTACTGTCAGATAGACATTAACTGCCATAATCAGCATACCGAGCAGGAAGATCGCACCACCGATTACACGGACAAAGTAACCTTGATGACTGGCTTCTACTGACTCAACAAAGCTGTAGGTTAGGGTTCCGTCGGTATTGACCGCTCGCCACATCAAGCCTTGCATAATACCGTTTACCCACATTGAGGCGATGTACAATACGGTACCGATTGTAGCCAGCCAGAAGTGCAGGTTGATCATTGCAGTGCTGTACATGCTGCGCAGACCAAACAGTTTTGGAATCAGGTGATACATGGAGCCAATAGAAATCATGGCAACCCAACCCAGCGCGCCGGAGTGTACGTGGCCCACTGTCCAGTCCGTGTTGTGAGACAGTGCGTTTACGGTTTTGATTGACATCATCGGGCCTTCAAAAGTGGACATGCCGTAGAAGGACAGAGAAACAACCAGGAATCGCAGAATTGGATCAGTACGGAGTTTATGCCATGCGCCGGATAGCGTCATCATACCGTTGATCATGCCGCCCCAGGACGGTGCCAGCAGAATCAGTGACATGACCATACCAGCGCTTTGCGCCCAGTCAGGTAATGCGCTGTAGTGTAAGTGGTGTGCGCCAGCCCATACGTAAATGGAAATCAAAGCCCAGAAGTGGACAATAGACAGGCGGTAAGAGTATACCGGACGGCCCGCTTGTTTCGGGACGAAGTAATACATCATGCCCAGGAAGCCTGCCGTCAGGAAGAAGCCAACCGCATTATGACCGTACCACCATTGAATCATCGCATCAATCGTACCCGCATAGATGGAGTAGGACTTCCACATGGTTACTGGAATTTCCATATTATTGCCAAGGTGTAGAATGGCAACCATGATAATGAAGGCACCCAGGAACCAGTTAGCGACGTAGATATGTTTGGTCTTGCGACGCATGATTGTGCCGAAGAAAACGACAGCGTATGAAACCCAGACCAATGTAATGGCAATGTCAATTGGCCATTCCAGTTCAGCGTATTCTTTAGCTGAGGTGAAGCCCATTGGCAGCGTAATTGCTGCGGCTACGATGACTGCTTGCCAGCCCCAGAAGGTGAATGACGCGAGAGTATCCGAGAATAAACGCGCTTGTGACGTACGTTGTACGATGTAATACGATGTAGCAAATAATGCACTACCGCCAAACGCAAATATTACTGCATTAGTGTGTAAGGGGCGAAGGCGACCGAAGCTTAACCATGCTGTATCAAAGTTAAGCTGTGGCCAAACAAGCTGTGCGGCGATAAACACCCCTGCAGCCATGCCAACAATTCCCCACACAACAGTCATAATGGCAAATTGTCTTACCACCTTATAGTTGTATGTAGTATTGTCGTTTCCTGTGCTCATAATGATTACCAATGGATTTCTAGTTAATAGTTTTTGCGGGCGCAAGTATCCGAAAATGAAGGTGGGTTTTCAATGACTCATATCAAGTAAATCTCTCTTGATAACGCTATGTTATTGTAAAGTAAAGGAAATGCGTACTAAAAAAAATACCGGGAAATCATCGTTTTCAATCATATTTTGGCCTTGAGCGTTCGACTTTGAATGTTTGGTTGAAATATAGACAATTTCGGTAGGGTTGAGTTTAGCTCAAGGTGTGCAATTTTAAAGCGGTCGATGAAGTTGACCAAGTCAGTATTCAAGGGGTGCTATGATCACGAAAATCGGGGAGTTGGAGGTTATTGTTCAGGGGAAATCAGACTTATGCCTGATATTAGCGCATGGTGCTGGAGCGCCCATGGATAGTGAATTTATGAATACGATCTCTATGAACCTTGCGACGGAGGGCATCAAGGTAGTTCGCTTTGAGTTTCCTTACATGCAAAAGAGGCGTATTACCGGAAAGAAGTCCCCTCCAGATCGCCAGCCGAAACTACTTGAAGCATGGCGAGAGGTTATTAATTCATTTTCGGTAGAGCGCAATTTGTTTATTGGTGGTAAATCCATGGGCGGACGAATGGCGACGGTATTAGCCGCTGGGCAGGAGCCATCGCCGATTACGGACCGCATTGGTGGGGTTGTGTGTATGGGGTACCCTTTTCACCCCCCGGGCAAGCCGGAAAAATTGAGAGTCGATCACTTTTCCGAGATGACTAAACCAGTGCTGATATTACAGGGGGATCGGGATCCTTTTGGTCGGTATCGGGAGGCTCTGGACTTTAGTTTGCCAGACCAAATCCGGTTAGAGCGAGTGGTGGATGGTAATCATGACTGGCAACCACTCAAGAAGTCTTCGGTCAGTTGGGCTGATAATATGATGATTTCGGCACGCTGTGTTGCAGAGTTCATGAAAAGCCAAAGTTCACATCGGTAATGATAATTTTTCAATTTGCGCTGAATGATTTTCCTGCCATTCTGCTAAAGTCGTCTCAATTGAAACATCAGATTCACTTGCAAATATGCTGTCGTGAAATGCGTGGTCGGAGGTGTTGAGACAGGGGGTGTTCGGGACTTGTAAGGGGGCACAGACTACATCTATGGGGTGGCTTAGTGTTTCTAAGGGGGAGCTTAGTGCTTGCAGGCTCAGATGATGTTGTTTATCAGCGTTGTTTACCGTTGCGATTGAGGTCTGTGTAGCGTGCGCGAGTTGCATGAGACTGGAAATCGTCGCGGTGATTGTTTCGGTGACTTGCTGTGTTTTTGACGCGAGAGTGCGAACTTCATCGGAAACGACTGCGAATCCGCGTCCATGATCTCCGGCGCGAGCCGCTTCAATGGCTGCATTCAGCGCAAGCAAGTTAGTCTGGTCTGCTATTTCATCAATTTCTTTGATCAGGTCGCCAATAGATTCTGCTTGTTGTACTAACGGGGTGGTGTATTGTTGTGCTTGCTCGATAATTGCGGTTGTTTCTTTAGCTTCAGTTTGGCAAGTGGTTAGGTTAATTCTTAGTGTCTCGTAGATTGCTCTGACCTGTTCTCTATGATCCTCTTTTTCGTTTTCTGCAGCGAAAATTTTTTCACACAACTTATCCTGTTCTGTTTTTAGTTGTTGTTGGCTCTTGTAGTGCTCAATAATCACATTATGTAGTGCAGGTAGCTCGGAGAGATGTGCCTGGATGTCTGAGGTGACTCTGTCGAGTCGCTCTGAGCGTTCATTGCTTTCTGATTGCAGCATGGCGATTTGAAACTGGGCAATATCGAGCGCAGCGTATAATCGTCCGGTATCTGAGTTTTTTCCGGATGCCAGGTAAGCGCTCAAAGGATCATTTATCAAAGAGTGGGCTTTTTTCATCAAAATCCTGGGTTCACGAATAAGGTGTTGCGTGAACAGGGCCCCCATAATCAGTGTGGTTCCGAATGCGCTTGCATAAGCCCATGCTGGAGGTAAAAAGCTGACCAGTAACGTTGCGATGAGTGCAACCGTCGAGAATAGAGCGATACCGGTAACGAGGTGTGGAAGCTTGTAGTGTCCGGGGAGTGTTCTGCCTGGTTTTTTGCGCTGTATCGGGTAGGCGACTTTGGCGCGTATGATTTGTTGATCGTCGGCTGGAATGGCGCGCATTTCGATCTGGTTTGGCTTAAATTTACTGTTAGAAATGAGTGCCTGCAGCCAAATTTCCCCACCATTGGCTGGCTGGAAGGGTAGTATTCCGAACCAGCAGGCATCGGGCTCCTGTAAATTTCGGCAGACACTATCTTTCAATATTTCTGGGAATGGCGGTTTGAACAGGCTTTGTAGGCTATTGCAGCCTAAGGGTTTTAGTATTAGATCGAAATTGGTGTTAGCGCTAATGAGTTGATTAGAGCAATCAAAGGAAGCGGAGTAAAATTCAGGGTCTGCATTGCATTGAGCCTTTTGGTTTCCTGTACTGACCACAATCAGAACCCCAAGTTTAGCGGTATTGGAAAAGCTATAGGTTATAGAAAAGCATAGTTAAGCCTGCTGATATACACAAACTTGATTACGACCATTCTCTTTAGCCCGATACAGTGCCTGGTCAGCATTCTGAACAACTTTGTCGGCGAGGGCTTCGATTTCCATTTTTTGCATCTGGTTGTGCTTCAGGGTGAAAACGCCAATGCTAACGGTTAGGGTATCTTCTACACCGTTTGCCTGGAATGGTGTTGATTGAACTTGATCCACGATAGATTGCGCAATGGCTTGAGCTCCAATCGGTGTCGTGTTTGGTAAAATTATGGCGAATTCCTCCCCACCATACCGGGCAAGAAAGTCTTTTGGCCGGTGTAACTTAAGTCGGGTTTGTTGCGCGATGAA contains these protein-coding regions:
- a CDS encoding phosphoribosyltransferase family protein, encoding MITDEYLIRSLIKLHHHWPEKGKIYIDLSPIYGSPQAMHMVADTLTQQFLNQQHTHIVSIETSGLPVASLIAYSLAIPLVIIRKNNFSPGLAFDKPGRWFHEQVREQRTLSLPEGAIPEESRVLLFDDLVYSGETLRVASALITRNKAEVTDFASIVNYGEDGAKRIQQLEIPYYSLITLE
- the hemN gene encoding oxygen-independent coproporphyrinogen III oxidase: MAQITETHNDSNIIPLKSRTELLQKGWEWDDELIKRYNLSGPRYTSYPTAIQFTEGFNVSDCTRAAQYTQHADDPISLYVHIPFCAHICYYCACNKVITKRREKSQPYLDRLYQDIAQQAELYSGNRPVEQLHWGGGTPTFITQAQMRDLMACLNEHFNLINDGSQDYSIEIDPREANGSILETLRDIGFNRISLGVQDFNPAVQKAVNRIQSEVETREILKYGRDLGFKSINIDLIYGLPLQTRDTFQETLERVIEMSPDRLSVFNYAHMPSKFMPQRRIQEQDLPAPAEKLIILENTIRTLTSAGYRYIGMDHFAKPDDELSIAQDQGKLHRNFQGYTTHSHCDLVSMGVSAISQIGNCYYQNHHDLDTYLTTIDQQELPVKRGVWMTTDDSIRRNLIMQLICHFNVDIQKFEQQNNIVFSEYFSSELKRLQSMEKDGLLTATPEKITIEPAGRLLIRAVCQVFDAYIPQDNITTGFSRII
- a CDS encoding sulfite exporter TauE/SafE family protein yields the protein MNSFDYPYFAALLIGLMGASHCIAMCGGISSALSLSIKSGEGYTARQIQTLLLYNTGRLLSYGAMGLLVGIVTYSSVTIWAESLQWLRILAGTMLICMGLYVARIWLGLLKLEKAGSLIWQHLEPFGKRVFPPKTALQTLLLGSIWGWLPCGLVYSTLIYASAQASPWQASGVMLCFGLGTLPAVIGTGLFAQQLNKLKAHPHFSQLMGLILIGLGLWTLPIPYTKFF
- the ccoS gene encoding cbb3-type cytochrome oxidase assembly protein CcoS, with amino-acid sequence MEILYVLIPISLTIIAVAIWFFGWAIRSGQFDDLEGPAHQILFDDDEHMIPDSAKPAKPQQSTPNNESTNSGLSPDTSTHTER
- a CDS encoding heavy metal translocating P-type ATPase — encoded protein: MSGPEAAGMRPEDSQTPTSEKDLTCYHCQLPIPDDLNLKTEHDGKQLRFCCLGCQAVAETILGTGLTAFYQYRNEKLTKPELLETHKKEELHLYDREDISKEFTEIVEERIDGEFTKCVKTRIYVEGITCAACVWLLEQHLNQQNGVVQFKINHSTQIATAIWNPELTRFSDLLIAIHGIGYSAKPYQANEIDELQQKQQKQAIFRLGVAGIGTMQNMMLAIPLYVGALSGISEEFLILFRWVSLLVATPVVLYSAKPFFEAALRDLKTRHLTMDVPVSLAIGCAYLASAWVTLFGGAEVYFDSVCMFTFFLLLGRFFEMRTRFKSTLGIRKLQQLLPTSATRIAPDGTEHVIAAKEVKIGDILHIKQGDTAPCDGTVSEGSSSFDESALTGEFIPVSKKAGDTVLAGTINVEQTISICASKEANHSRISAILDILQDALQHKPPLARQADKIASYFVAGVLLVATAVAVYWGLNDPDHAFAITLSVLVITCPCALSLATPTTLTAATDKLREIGLLIVKGHAIETLAKTNHIVLDKTGTLTEGKLTLKKIKTWENGVTDTEILDVVGALERHSNHPIASVFRTFGKHPASQVQIVNGQGVEGVYQSTRYRIGNQRFISDWHPSAATKNDQSDESASHLIEVYLASEKEFLATIFLDDNIRKDAVPVIRALHTQRIKTYILSGDRLEVVQPLADQLGIENYKAEASPEDKLNFLKALQSEHNIVTMVGDGINDVPVMAGANVSVAMGNARDFTKVNADSILMNNDLACLEQSIHVSRKSQQIISQNLAWALSYNILALPMAVMGMIPPYLAALGMSLSSLIVVINALRVKR
- a CDS encoding FixH family protein, with the protein product MTSSSNAPRPWYKQFWPWFLIGIPFASIVYSMFMIYFALTSQNELVNDEYYKDGLAINMNISKDMKAAELGIQAKVSSDSGINEIQVHLMEMPPEQYSDIALSLEHPTLAKLDYRTTLLPLDKQTFIAEIPEKFEGKRYITLTSEAGGWQLKGVIAFPSDTPVVLVSQFQ